The proteins below are encoded in one region of Aquisphaera giovannonii:
- a CDS encoding SGNH/GDSL hydrolase family protein produces MASTKPVSIWTVRMIFLQGVALLAIALIPLPAGWTRLRAAVDSARSPELNRAEREAHAAGYYEGLIGGGDSSEGARGELNLLLMGKPSGWVRFSDANVSRSLPGDFLQFELLPDVRRVLFGQPFVTNSHGMHGPDVAAEKPPGTFRIALLGASMDMGWGVTYQETYAHRLERWLNNHGTRRGDATGRRFEVLNFAVAAYSPLQRLDTLRRKALAFRPDLVIFSATMLDLRLMEIHLCDALRTRSDLTYDFVRDVLSEAGVTADEMAVEGDKLVYKDAIKEKIQPRYWDLYDRTLGRLAAECRAAGVPALMVIVPRVGKADAPAARAEPVARLKALAAHNAMPVYDLTGSFDRFDPASLEIAAWDDHPNALGHRRLFLALARSLADDPERYRLLFPGADAPPAPQGPAATDDFIDK; encoded by the coding sequence ATGGCGAGCACCAAGCCCGTCTCGATCTGGACCGTCCGCATGATCTTCCTCCAGGGCGTGGCCCTGCTGGCGATCGCCCTGATCCCGCTGCCGGCGGGCTGGACCCGGCTCCGCGCGGCCGTGGACTCCGCCCGCTCCCCGGAGCTGAACCGCGCGGAGAGGGAGGCCCACGCCGCCGGCTACTACGAGGGGCTCATCGGCGGGGGCGACTCGTCGGAGGGGGCCCGCGGCGAGCTCAACCTGCTGCTCATGGGCAAGCCCAGCGGCTGGGTGCGCTTCAGCGACGCCAACGTCTCCCGGTCGCTCCCGGGCGACTTCCTCCAGTTCGAGCTCCTGCCGGACGTCCGCCGGGTGCTCTTCGGCCAGCCGTTCGTCACCAATTCGCACGGCATGCACGGCCCGGACGTGGCCGCGGAGAAGCCCCCCGGCACCTTCCGCATCGCCCTGCTCGGGGCCTCGATGGACATGGGCTGGGGCGTCACCTACCAGGAGACCTACGCCCACCGGCTGGAGCGATGGCTCAACAACCACGGCACGCGGCGGGGCGACGCGACGGGCCGCCGGTTCGAGGTCCTCAACTTCGCCGTCGCCGCGTACAGCCCGCTCCAGCGCCTCGATACCCTCAGGCGCAAGGCGCTCGCGTTCCGGCCGGACCTCGTGATCTTCTCGGCGACGATGCTCGACCTGCGGCTGATGGAGATCCACCTCTGCGACGCCCTGCGAACCCGCTCCGACCTCACGTACGACTTCGTCCGGGACGTCCTCAGCGAGGCGGGCGTCACGGCGGACGAGATGGCGGTGGAGGGCGACAAGCTCGTCTACAAGGACGCGATCAAGGAGAAGATCCAGCCCCGCTACTGGGACCTCTACGACCGGACGCTCGGCCGGCTGGCGGCGGAATGCCGGGCCGCCGGCGTGCCGGCCCTCATGGTCATCGTGCCCCGCGTCGGCAAGGCGGACGCGCCCGCGGCCCGCGCCGAGCCGGTGGCCCGCCTCAAGGCCCTGGCGGCCCACAATGCGATGCCCGTCTACGACCTGACCGGCAGCTTCGACCGCTTCGACCCCGCCAGCCTGGAGATCGCGGCCTGGGACGACCACCCCAACGCGCTCGGGCACAGGCGGCTCTTCCTGGCGCTGGCCCGCTCGCTGGCCGACGACCCGGAGCGATACCGCCTCCTCTTCCCCGGGGCCGACGCGCCGCCCGCGCCCCAGGGCCCCGCCGCCACGGATGATTTCATCGACAAATAA
- a CDS encoding amino acid adenylation domain-containing protein — protein sequence MSRTHLSQLLEAAASGRPDHPAVEDERGGILSYAELLRGSERLAARLARWGVSRGDRVGLWLPKGLEAVTAIHGVLRSGAAYVPVDPTGPAARAATIFASAGVKVVVVAAALADALRDAWSAPGPMPRLILVGGGDAPDGPHAAAAVDARWADVLADDATAPLPPSRDADDLAYILFTSGSTGTPKGVMLSHRNAFTFVDWCLEALGPWDDADRFSSHAPFHFDLSIFDLFVSCANAATLVLIGESEAREPALLGGRIEDRRISVWYSAPSILALLADHGGLDRPGRTAPRLVLFAGEVFPIAPLRKLRGLWPGSRLWNLYGPTETNVCTALPIPDAIPDDRTEPFPIGTVCPPLRARVVDGEGRDVPPGSLGELVIEGPGVMRGYFGQPELSARAFFLDAEGGRWYRTGDLVIDDGGGCFRFHGRRDRMVKKRGYRIELGEIESALYRHDGVDRAAVVAKADEAGLSIAAFVSLKPQAKKSIIAMKRHCTTYLPHYMVPDSITFLNGLPATSTDKVDYQRLRALAEGEGKVR from the coding sequence ATGAGCCGAACCCACCTCAGCCAGCTCCTGGAGGCCGCCGCATCGGGGCGGCCCGACCACCCCGCCGTCGAGGACGAGCGAGGCGGGATCCTTTCGTACGCCGAGCTCCTCCGGGGGTCCGAACGGCTGGCGGCCCGCCTGGCCCGCTGGGGCGTGAGCCGCGGCGACCGCGTCGGCCTCTGGCTCCCCAAGGGCCTGGAGGCCGTCACGGCGATCCACGGCGTGCTCCGCTCCGGCGCCGCCTACGTGCCCGTCGACCCCACGGGGCCCGCGGCGCGAGCCGCGACGATCTTCGCCTCGGCCGGGGTGAAGGTCGTGGTCGTCGCGGCCGCCCTGGCCGACGCCCTCCGGGACGCCTGGTCGGCGCCGGGGCCCATGCCCCGCCTGATCCTCGTCGGCGGAGGCGACGCGCCCGACGGCCCCCACGCCGCGGCCGCCGTCGACGCCCGATGGGCCGACGTCCTGGCCGACGACGCCACCGCCCCCCTGCCCCCGTCGCGGGACGCCGACGACCTCGCGTACATCCTCTTCACCTCGGGCTCGACCGGGACGCCGAAGGGGGTCATGCTCTCGCACCGCAACGCCTTCACCTTCGTGGACTGGTGCCTGGAGGCGCTCGGCCCCTGGGACGACGCCGACCGCTTCTCCTCGCACGCCCCCTTCCATTTCGACCTGTCGATCTTCGACCTCTTCGTCTCGTGCGCCAACGCCGCCACGCTGGTCCTGATCGGCGAGTCCGAGGCCCGCGAGCCCGCACTGCTCGGCGGCAGGATCGAGGACCGCCGGATCAGCGTCTGGTACTCGGCGCCCTCGATCCTCGCGCTCCTGGCCGACCACGGCGGGCTCGACCGGCCCGGGCGCACGGCCCCGCGGCTGGTCCTCTTCGCCGGCGAGGTCTTCCCGATCGCGCCGCTCCGCAAGCTGCGGGGGCTGTGGCCGGGGTCCAGGCTCTGGAACCTCTACGGCCCGACCGAGACCAACGTCTGCACCGCCCTGCCCATCCCGGACGCCATCCCCGACGACCGCACCGAGCCGTTCCCCATCGGCACCGTCTGCCCCCCCCTGCGGGCCAGGGTCGTGGACGGGGAGGGCCGCGACGTGCCGCCCGGCTCGCTCGGCGAGCTCGTGATCGAGGGCCCCGGCGTGATGCGCGGCTACTTCGGCCAGCCGGAGCTGTCGGCCCGGGCCTTCTTCCTCGACGCCGAGGGCGGACGCTGGTACCGCACCGGCGACCTCGTCATCGACGACGGCGGGGGCTGCTTCCGGTTCCACGGCCGTCGCGACCGCATGGTCAAGAAGCGCGGCTACCGGATCGAGCTCGGCGAGATCGAGTCCGCCCTCTACCGCCACGACGGCGTGGACCGCGCGGCGGTCGTGGCGAAGGCCGACGAGGCGGGGCTGTCGATCGCCGCCTTCGTCTCGCTCAAGCCGCAGGCGAAGAAGTCGATCATCGCCATGAAGCGTCATTGCACGACCTACCTCCCGCATTACATGGTCCCGGACTCGATCACCTTCCTAAACGGCCTGCCGGCGACCTCGACCGACAAGGTGGACTACCAGCGCCTCCGGGCCCTCGCCGAGGGGGAAGGGAAGGTCCGTTGA
- a CDS encoding LpxL/LpxP family acyltransferase, giving the protein MSTPNPLRGLFHWKFAFYQLLLPAIRALGPGRADAILCALGKAHARSWPPRRRALHAALEAAGEVLDLGPTDGPDGGPPPSAWPDLAAGACRMLARDYLLDTRTDREALGRFEVRGEGALRRAGESDRGAILVGSHFGAHIAGLHWLFRSGLPVRALVQRPPHVSRTLGRYFDDLQPAGTDEDLFLRRGLAPDAAVGILLRARAAIRRGRMVYLCGDIPWEGANTLKGRLLGREHRLLSIWTDLAALLGVPVFHVFCTHLPGGRYRLDIDDVGRVRHGEEREALADYLKNLEGRIAARPDQAAAHLLWPCYHPAEGPPAASPNPDPTSTPRPSRRKPARGPRSGSPSREGHIRRP; this is encoded by the coding sequence TTGAGCACGCCGAATCCCCTGCGCGGCCTCTTCCACTGGAAGTTCGCCTTCTACCAGCTCCTCCTGCCGGCCATCCGGGCTCTTGGCCCCGGGCGGGCCGACGCGATCCTCTGCGCCCTGGGCAAGGCCCACGCCCGGTCCTGGCCGCCCCGCCGCAGGGCCCTCCACGCGGCGCTGGAGGCGGCCGGCGAGGTCCTCGACCTGGGCCCGACCGACGGCCCCGACGGCGGGCCCCCGCCCTCGGCCTGGCCCGACCTGGCCGCCGGCGCCTGCCGCATGCTGGCCCGCGACTACCTGCTGGATACCCGGACCGATCGCGAGGCCCTCGGCCGGTTCGAGGTCCGCGGCGAGGGGGCCCTCCGCCGCGCCGGCGAGTCCGACCGCGGGGCGATCCTCGTGGGCAGCCACTTCGGGGCGCACATCGCGGGCCTGCACTGGCTCTTCCGCTCCGGGCTCCCGGTCCGCGCCCTGGTCCAGCGGCCGCCGCACGTCTCGAGGACGCTCGGGCGGTACTTCGACGACCTCCAGCCGGCCGGCACCGATGAGGACCTCTTCCTCCGCCGCGGCCTCGCGCCCGACGCCGCCGTCGGCATCCTGCTCCGCGCCCGCGCCGCGATCCGCCGGGGCCGGATGGTCTACCTCTGCGGCGACATCCCCTGGGAGGGAGCCAACACCCTCAAGGGCCGGCTCCTCGGCCGCGAGCACCGCCTCCTCTCGATCTGGACCGACCTCGCCGCGCTGCTGGGCGTCCCCGTCTTCCACGTCTTCTGCACGCACCTCCCCGGCGGCCGCTACCGCCTGGACATCGACGACGTCGGCCGGGTCCGCCACGGCGAGGAACGCGAGGCCCTCGCCGATTACCTGAAGAACCTCGAGGGCCGCATCGCCGCCCGCCCCGACCAGGCCGCCGCCCACCTCCTCTGGCCCTGCTACCACCCGGCCGAAGGCCCCCCCGCCGCCTCGCCGAATCCCGACCCCACCTCAACCCCAAGGCCCAGCCGAAGGAAGCCCGCTCGCGGTCCCAGGTCCGGCTCACCGAGCCGGGAGGGCCATATCCGCCGGCCTTGA
- a CDS encoding REP-associated tyrosine transposase: protein MGRPPRPIDDDLVYHAINRGNNRADVFDDDDDRRAFLDALAKTRERYPFRLLGYCLMTNHFHLLLKPEPGRSISRILQSITVAHTWRYHRRHRSSGHVWQGRFRGPVVQDGDHLLTVLRYIEANPLRAGMVSDPADYPWSSFLQHGLGRPDGLLSPFPEWDDLGATESARRKRWAAKVRAAQKQDELDAIRASLRSGRPYGDAAWGERMAARLGIDPHPRPRGRPPKAMP from the coding sequence ATGGGACGACCTCCACGTCCGATCGATGACGATCTGGTCTACCACGCGATCAATCGCGGGAACAACAGGGCGGACGTCTTCGATGACGACGACGACCGCCGGGCCTTCCTCGACGCGCTGGCCAAGACCCGCGAGAGGTACCCGTTCCGGCTCCTCGGCTACTGCCTGATGACCAACCACTTCCACCTCCTGCTGAAGCCCGAGCCGGGGCGGAGCATCAGCCGGATCCTGCAGTCGATCACCGTGGCGCACACCTGGCGATACCACCGGCGGCATCGCTCGTCGGGGCACGTCTGGCAGGGGCGATTCCGCGGCCCGGTCGTGCAGGACGGCGACCACCTGCTGACGGTGCTGCGGTACATCGAGGCCAACCCGCTGCGGGCCGGGATGGTGAGCGACCCGGCCGACTACCCCTGGTCGAGCTTCCTGCAGCACGGGCTGGGCCGGCCCGACGGGCTGCTCAGCCCGTTCCCCGAGTGGGACGACCTGGGCGCCACTGAGTCGGCCCGCCGGAAGCGATGGGCGGCGAAGGTCCGCGCCGCGCAGAAGCAGGACGAGCTCGACGCCATCCGGGCCTCGCTGCGATCGGGCCGGCCGTACGGCGACGCCGCCTGGGGCGAACGCATGGCCGCACGGCTGGGCATCGACCCGCATCCCAGGCCGCGCGGCCGGCCGCCGAAGGCGATGCCCTGA
- a CDS encoding TIGR03067 domain-containing protein, translated as MPPALFSDLSSDEARIKPIRYAVSGRPSLCAATLTLLTAPAFLCVLVVCVRGSEEPKASKPNDLQSFQGRWKIESLSANGKRLPLGLAGIDLSKFDLVIKGDSWLSISDDENHPKKLYSIELFADRNPKEMNLVDHASGETLRGIYEVKKQTLKICLCADRSLGVRPRSFSSSQNEPYMLMEYSRRVDEKSQGGR; from the coding sequence ATGCCGCCTGCGCTTTTCTCGGATTTATCAAGCGATGAGGCTCGGATTAAGCCGATTAGATACGCGGTCTCCGGTCGCCCAAGCTTATGTGCAGCGACCCTCACGCTTCTCACCGCTCCAGCATTTCTTTGTGTTCTTGTCGTGTGCGTCAGAGGGAGCGAAGAGCCAAAGGCGAGCAAACCAAACGATCTACAATCGTTTCAGGGGAGGTGGAAGATTGAATCGCTCAGTGCCAATGGGAAGCGACTGCCACTAGGGTTAGCGGGAATTGATCTGTCGAAGTTTGATTTAGTGATCAAAGGTGATAGCTGGCTCAGTATATCTGATGATGAAAATCATCCGAAAAAGTTGTATTCTATCGAGCTGTTTGCAGATCGTAATCCCAAGGAGATGAATCTCGTTGACCATGCCAGCGGAGAAACCCTGCGGGGTATTTATGAGGTAAAGAAGCAGACGCTAAAAATCTGCCTTTGCGCAGACCGCTCTCTTGGCGTACGGCCCAGATCATTTTCAAGTAGTCAAAATGAACCATATATGCTAATGGAATATTCAAGGAGGGTCGATGAAAAGAGCCAAGGTGGACGATAA
- a CDS encoding transposase produces the protein MGRPHRAAEGGIIYHALNRANGRLGIFEDAGDYDAFLKVLSEAVDRHRMRLLAYCVMPNHFHLMLWPREDGELSRFMRWLTLTHTQRWHAHRRSAGSGHVYQGRFKSFPVSGDEHLLAACRYVERNALRANLVARAEHWRWGSLARRVEPAGAGPLLSDWPIERPADWVERVNAALSPAEEEAMQRSLRRGCPYGPPGWREEMVERLGLGSTVRPTGRPKKPKIGS, from the coding sequence ATGGGACGACCGCATCGCGCCGCGGAGGGCGGCATCATCTATCATGCCCTGAACCGCGCCAACGGCCGCCTGGGCATCTTCGAGGACGCGGGCGATTACGACGCCTTCCTCAAGGTGCTCTCCGAGGCCGTCGATCGTCACCGCATGCGGCTGCTGGCCTACTGCGTGATGCCCAACCACTTCCACCTGATGCTCTGGCCGCGGGAGGACGGCGAGCTGTCGCGGTTCATGCGCTGGCTGACGCTCACCCACACCCAGCGGTGGCATGCCCACCGTCGTTCGGCCGGCTCCGGGCACGTGTACCAGGGGCGGTTCAAGTCGTTCCCCGTCTCCGGCGACGAGCACCTGCTGGCGGCCTGCCGTTACGTGGAGCGCAACGCCCTGCGGGCGAACCTGGTGGCGCGGGCGGAGCACTGGCGGTGGGGGAGCCTAGCGCGGCGCGTCGAGCCGGCGGGGGCGGGCCCGCTGCTGAGCGACTGGCCGATCGAGCGGCCGGCCGACTGGGTGGAGCGGGTCAACGCGGCGCTGAGCCCTGCGGAGGAGGAGGCGATGCAGAGGAGCCTGCGCCGGGGCTGCCCCTATGGCCCCCCGGGATGGCGGGAGGAGATGGTGGAGCGACTGGGCCTGGGATCGACGGTGCGGCCGACAGGGCGCCCCAAAAAACCGAAAATCGGTTCCTGA
- a CDS encoding glycosyltransferase — protein sequence MSSHSAVSSRLLAITLDEFRARFGVPDLGGALCGYTREADTAAVLTLLCHARPARILEVGTALGHMTANLTRWSPEDAQVFTIDLVRGMPRAAAGAAEQLAEVPALAERGRFADHFGAVHKAFFITADSLGYDFGRLAPLDFAFIDGGHDFAHATADSRKAYDALAPGGWLVWHDFGSPVPWVEVRQAVEAIGFDEPVIHIEGTEVAFLRKQAAGGVTGPAPVHEGPVRVAWDGEFRGLHSLGLVNRAICSELLARGHDLSLADDGPPTAEEGTSAPLHPGLAERLGHEPSGGPAQVHVMHRWPPRSDFEPQARRVLMQPWEYGSLPRAWLPLLAAADEVWAYSRSVRDAYLRAGMPHGRVHVIPLGVDPEAFRPGVEPLPLPPGPRFRFLFVGGTIFRKGIDVLLDAFPRAFGPEDGVGLVIKDMGVGTFYRGQTAGDKVAALRERGYPVEYLTRDLAGPELAGLYAACDCLVHPFRGEGFALPVAEAMACGLPVIATAAGPVTDYADDATAYLIPARRCEFSENRVGEFETIARPWLHEPDRDALVDLLRRVAADPQAARRKGAAASERIRGRFTWSHTAEAVERRLRALASLEPRTGRRFKPRMNTDKHRWGEGFRDGGTGGGWQVGRAGGPGAAPGGRQAGGVSGSPNPVSVSYPCESVSICGSKSPGPIRGAAKAKVSLTMIVRDEEENLPRCLGSVAGLFDEVIVVDTGSRDRTVEIARGFGARVFDFAWVDDFAAARNAALARARGDYAFWLDADDVVEPDERAKLERLLASLPAEESEQAAYVVRCACDPEPDGRGGNTVVDHIRLFPAREGVRWTYAVHEQILPALRRAVVPVRWSDVTVRHTGYSDPALRGRKLERDARILEAELAERPGDPFVLFNLGSIAVERQDWPRALELLQRSLSGSAPSDSITRKLFALIARCRQMLGDLPRAIAACDEGLSFFPDDAELLFRKAVAHRGSGDPRAAEASWRRILGLRRPEEFASVDQGIYGHLTRRNLAALAEERGDLAGAMEHWQAVLEECPGDAEAMVRVGGLVEAGGP from the coding sequence ATGTCGTCACATTCTGCAGTCTCCTCCCGACTCCTGGCCATCACCCTCGACGAATTCCGCGCTCGGTTCGGCGTCCCTGATCTAGGCGGGGCGCTGTGCGGCTACACCCGCGAGGCCGACACGGCCGCCGTCCTGACGCTTCTCTGCCACGCCCGGCCGGCGCGAATCCTCGAGGTCGGCACGGCGCTGGGGCACATGACCGCGAACCTCACGCGGTGGTCGCCCGAGGACGCGCAGGTCTTCACCATCGACCTGGTCCGCGGGATGCCGCGGGCCGCCGCGGGGGCGGCGGAGCAGCTCGCCGAGGTGCCGGCGCTCGCCGAGCGGGGGCGGTTCGCCGACCACTTCGGCGCCGTGCACAAGGCGTTCTTCATCACGGCCGACTCGCTGGGCTACGACTTCGGCCGGCTGGCGCCGCTGGATTTCGCCTTCATCGACGGCGGCCATGACTTCGCCCACGCGACGGCCGACAGCCGCAAGGCCTACGACGCCCTGGCCCCCGGCGGCTGGCTCGTCTGGCACGACTTCGGCAGCCCCGTCCCCTGGGTCGAGGTCCGTCAGGCGGTGGAGGCGATCGGCTTCGACGAGCCCGTGATCCACATCGAGGGCACCGAGGTCGCCTTCCTCCGCAAGCAGGCCGCCGGGGGCGTGACCGGCCCCGCCCCCGTCCACGAGGGCCCGGTGCGTGTGGCCTGGGACGGCGAGTTCCGCGGGCTGCACTCGCTGGGCCTGGTCAACCGGGCGATCTGCTCCGAGCTGCTGGCCCGCGGCCATGACCTGAGCCTGGCCGACGACGGGCCGCCGACAGCAGAAGAGGGCACGTCCGCGCCGCTGCATCCCGGGCTCGCCGAGCGATTGGGACACGAGCCGTCGGGCGGCCCGGCGCAGGTGCACGTCATGCACCGCTGGCCGCCGAGGTCCGACTTCGAGCCGCAGGCCCGGCGGGTGCTGATGCAGCCGTGGGAGTACGGCAGCCTGCCGCGAGCCTGGCTGCCCTTGCTCGCGGCCGCGGACGAGGTCTGGGCGTACAGCCGCTCGGTCCGCGACGCCTACCTCCGCGCCGGGATGCCGCACGGCCGCGTCCACGTCATCCCGCTGGGCGTGGACCCGGAGGCGTTCCGCCCCGGCGTCGAGCCGCTGCCGCTGCCGCCGGGCCCGCGGTTCCGCTTCCTCTTCGTCGGCGGGACGATCTTCCGCAAGGGGATCGACGTGCTCCTGGACGCCTTCCCGCGGGCCTTCGGGCCGGAGGACGGCGTCGGGCTGGTGATCAAGGACATGGGGGTGGGCACCTTCTACCGCGGCCAGACCGCCGGGGACAAGGTCGCCGCGCTCCGCGAGCGGGGCTACCCGGTCGAGTACCTCACCCGCGACCTGGCCGGGCCGGAGCTGGCGGGCCTGTACGCCGCCTGCGACTGCCTGGTGCACCCGTTCCGCGGCGAGGGCTTCGCCCTGCCGGTCGCCGAGGCGATGGCCTGCGGCCTGCCGGTCATCGCCACCGCCGCCGGCCCGGTGACCGACTACGCCGACGACGCGACCGCGTACCTGATCCCGGCCCGACGGTGCGAATTCTCCGAGAACCGAGTCGGCGAATTCGAGACGATCGCCCGCCCGTGGCTGCACGAGCCCGACCGCGACGCCCTGGTGGACCTGCTCCGCCGGGTCGCCGCCGACCCCCAGGCCGCCCGCCGCAAGGGCGCCGCGGCCTCGGAGCGGATCCGCGGCCGGTTCACCTGGTCCCACACCGCGGAGGCCGTCGAGCGCCGGCTGCGGGCCCTGGCGAGCCTGGAGCCACGGACGGGAAGGCGATTTAAGCCACGGATGAACACAGATAAACACAGATGGGGGGAGGGATTCCGGGACGGGGGGACGGGAGGGGGATGGCAGGTTGGGCGTGCGGGAGGGCCAGGGGCGGCACCGGGTGGAAGGCAGGCCGGTGGGGTTTCGGGCTCGCCCAACCCAGTCTCGGTATCTTATCCGTGTGAATCTGTGTCCATCTGTGGCTCAAAATCCCCGGGTCCCATCCGTGGCGCCGCGAAGGCGAAGGTCAGCCTGACGATGATCGTCCGGGACGAGGAGGAGAACCTGCCGCGGTGCCTGGGGTCGGTGGCGGGGCTGTTCGACGAGGTGATCGTGGTGGACACCGGGTCGAGGGACCGAACGGTCGAGATCGCGCGGGGGTTCGGGGCGCGGGTGTTCGACTTCGCCTGGGTGGACGACTTCGCCGCCGCCCGTAACGCGGCGCTGGCCCGGGCGCGGGGGGACTATGCGTTCTGGCTGGACGCCGACGACGTGGTCGAGCCGGACGAGCGGGCGAAGCTGGAGCGGCTGCTGGCGTCGCTGCCGGCGGAGGAGTCGGAGCAGGCGGCGTACGTCGTGCGGTGCGCCTGCGACCCGGAGCCGGACGGCCGCGGCGGGAACACGGTGGTGGACCACATCCGGCTGTTCCCCGCCCGCGAGGGCGTGCGGTGGACCTACGCCGTGCACGAGCAGATCCTCCCGGCGCTGCGGCGGGCCGTCGTGCCGGTGCGGTGGAGCGACGTGACGGTCCGGCACACCGGCTACTCCGACCCGGCCCTGCGCGGCCGCAAGCTGGAGCGGGACGCGCGGATCCTGGAGGCGGAGCTGGCCGAGCGGCCGGGCGACCCGTTCGTGCTGTTCAACCTGGGCTCGATCGCCGTCGAGCGGCAGGACTGGCCGCGGGCGCTGGAGCTGTTGCAGCGGAGTTTGTCCGGCTCGGCGCCGTCGGACTCGATCACGCGGAAGCTGTTCGCGCTGATCGCGCGGTGCCGGCAGATGCTGGGGGACCTGCCGCGGGCGATCGCGGCGTGCGACGAGGGGCTGTCGTTCTTCCCCGACGACGCCGAGCTGCTGTTCCGCAAGGCGGTCGCCCACCGCGGCTCCGGCGACCCGAGGGCGGCGGAGGCGTCGTGGCGTCGGATCCTGGGCCTGCGTCGCCCGGAAGAGTTCGCGAGCGTGGACCAGGGCATCTACGGCCACCTCACCCGCCGCAACCTCGCCGCCCTGGCCGAGGAGCGCGGGGACCTCGCCGGGGCGATGGAGCACTGGCAGGCCGTCCTGGAAGAGTGCCCGGGGGACGCGGAGGCGATGGTACGCGTCGGAGGGCTGGTGGAGGCCGGCGGGCCCTGA
- a CDS encoding alpha-L-fucosidase — translation MMGRTWRVLAWTLAAFGMTGAGLRAADGPKYEAKWESLDRRPTPQWFLDAKFGIFIHWGVYSVPAWGAPKQYSEWYWNNMANKKPDNVWWQFHKKNYGESFEYKDFAPLFKAELYDADQWAELFHRSGAKYVVPTSKHHDGYAIWPSAEASRAWGRPWNSVEVGPHRDLLGELVEAVRKKEGMRIGFYYSLYEWFNPLWLGDRKTFVAEHMHPQFKDVVSRYRPSIIFSDGEWEMPSADWKSEELLAWLFNESPCKDEVVVNDRWGKETRHHHGSYYTTEYGAGMANDDHPWEENRGMGYSYGYNRAENIDDYQTPRELVLMLCDLVSRGGNLLLDIGPTSDGRIPVVMQDRLVEMGKWLKVNGEAIYGTRFAGRPCQWSEGERPKQGYKEYQQEYNLMAQVGQAPRDGKAVKQVFFTKKPDALYAITAGWPGSKLLLRNVAVPADGRVTLLGVPGELKHEVKGKDLAIEVPDLNGDQLPCSHAYVFKITGATLPPE, via the coding sequence ATGATGGGTCGGACGTGGAGAGTCCTCGCGTGGACGCTGGCGGCGTTCGGGATGACGGGCGCCGGGCTGAGGGCGGCCGACGGGCCGAAGTACGAGGCGAAGTGGGAGTCGCTCGACCGGCGGCCCACGCCGCAGTGGTTCCTGGACGCCAAGTTCGGGATCTTCATCCACTGGGGCGTCTACTCGGTGCCCGCCTGGGGCGCCCCGAAGCAGTACTCCGAGTGGTACTGGAACAACATGGCCAACAAGAAGCCGGACAACGTCTGGTGGCAGTTCCACAAGAAGAACTACGGCGAGTCGTTCGAGTACAAGGACTTCGCGCCCCTCTTCAAGGCCGAGCTGTACGACGCCGACCAGTGGGCCGAGCTCTTCCACCGCTCCGGGGCGAAGTACGTCGTGCCGACGTCGAAGCACCACGACGGCTACGCCATCTGGCCGAGCGCCGAGGCCAGCCGCGCGTGGGGCCGGCCCTGGAACAGCGTGGAGGTCGGGCCGCATCGGGACCTGCTCGGCGAGCTCGTGGAGGCGGTCCGCAAGAAGGAGGGGATGCGGATCGGCTTCTACTACTCGCTCTACGAGTGGTTCAACCCGCTCTGGCTGGGCGACCGCAAGACATTCGTCGCCGAGCACATGCATCCCCAGTTCAAGGACGTCGTCAGCCGCTACAGGCCGTCGATCATCTTCTCCGACGGCGAGTGGGAGATGCCGAGCGCCGACTGGAAGAGCGAGGAGCTGCTCGCCTGGCTGTTCAACGAGTCGCCGTGCAAGGACGAGGTCGTCGTGAATGACCGCTGGGGCAAGGAGACCCGCCACCACCACGGGAGCTACTACACGACCGAGTACGGCGCCGGGATGGCGAACGACGATCACCCGTGGGAGGAGAACCGCGGGATGGGCTACTCGTACGGCTACAACCGGGCGGAGAACATCGACGACTACCAGACGCCCCGCGAGCTGGTCCTCATGCTCTGCGACCTGGTGAGCCGCGGCGGCAACCTGCTGCTGGACATCGGCCCCACGTCGGACGGCCGGATCCCGGTCGTCATGCAGGACCGGCTCGTCGAGATGGGCAAGTGGCTGAAGGTCAACGGCGAGGCGATCTACGGGACGCGGTTCGCCGGGCGCCCCTGCCAGTGGTCCGAGGGGGAGCGGCCGAAGCAGGGCTACAAGGAGTATCAGCAGGAATACAACCTGATGGCCCAGGTGGGCCAGGCCCCCAGGGACGGCAAGGCCGTGAAGCAGGTGTTCTTCACGAAGAAGCCGGATGCGCTGTACGCGATCACCGCGGGCTGGCCGGGCTCGAAGCTCCTGCTGAGGAACGTCGCAGTCCCGGCCGACGGCCGCGTCACGCTGCTGGGCGTCCCCGGGGAGCTGAAGCACGAGGTGAAGGGCAAGGACCTCGCGATCGAGGTCCCCGACCTCAACGGCGACCAGCTCCCGTGCTCGCACGCGTATGTCTTCAAGATTACGGGCGCGACGCTGCCGCCGGAGTGA